From Tepidisphaeraceae bacterium, a single genomic window includes:
- the panC gene encoding pantoate--beta-alanine ligase has translation MADVIVTHTIAECRAARAQLGRVAFVPTMGALHAGHMSLVETGRQHAPHVAVSIFVNPTQFGPREDFTKYPRPVFEDLQKLEEANVDLVFNPAPEEMYRPGVPDVPIDVPQLTTMLEGKHRPGHFKGVCQVVAKLFNIVKPDVALFGRKDFQQLRVLQAMVDGLDFPIDVIGCTTLRDADGLAMSSRNQYLSPVDRERALSISRALRLAEAEFTNGARQPQRLLSLMKRTLLEKHLQIDYVACVDAVTLKDLLENISAPTVIAIAARVGNTRLIDNVTLTP, from the coding sequence GTGGCCGACGTGATCGTCACGCACACCATCGCCGAATGCCGCGCGGCCCGCGCCCAGTTGGGGCGCGTCGCGTTCGTGCCCACCATGGGCGCGCTGCACGCCGGCCACATGTCGCTCGTGGAGACCGGCCGCCAGCACGCGCCGCACGTCGCCGTCAGCATCTTCGTCAACCCCACCCAGTTCGGCCCGCGCGAGGATTTCACCAAGTACCCGCGCCCCGTCTTCGAAGACCTGCAGAAGCTGGAAGAGGCCAACGTCGACCTCGTCTTCAACCCCGCGCCCGAGGAGATGTATCGCCCCGGCGTGCCAGACGTGCCAATCGACGTGCCGCAGCTCACCACCATGCTGGAGGGCAAGCACCGCCCGGGGCACTTCAAGGGCGTTTGCCAGGTGGTCGCCAAGCTGTTCAACATCGTGAAGCCCGACGTTGCGCTCTTCGGCCGCAAGGATTTTCAGCAGCTGCGCGTGTTGCAGGCGATGGTGGATGGGCTCGACTTTCCGATCGACGTCATCGGCTGCACCACGCTGCGTGATGCGGACGGCCTCGCCATGAGCAGCCGCAACCAGTACCTGTCGCCTGTCGACCGCGAGCGCGCCCTCTCCATCAGCCGCGCGTTGCGATTAGCCGAGGCGGAGTTCACCAACGGCGCTCGGCAACCCCAGCGGTTGCTGTCGCTGATGAAGCGCACGCTGCTCGAGAAGCATTTGCAGATCGACTACGTCGCCTGCGTCGATGCCGTCACGCTGAAGGATCTGCTCGAAAACATCAGCGCCCCCACCGTCATTGCCATCGCCGCCCGCGTGGGCAACACGCGGCTTATTGATAATGTGACGCTGACCCCCTAG
- a CDS encoding prolipoprotein diacylglyceryl transferase: MLQELFRIPGLDLPIFSYGLLMVIGFLCATQLAKFLARRTGFNGELFVNAGLIALLTGVVGARLSHVLENLPTYTDASRSVWANFTDAINIRSGGLTYYGGVLLGVPCTIAYGLWKKLPIRHGMDIMAPALMIGLAFGRIGCFMNGCCYGAQCELPWAVHFPYHSNAYVDQFKTDQLAVPSELLITTPNGPMLSPPERVQRDPLLRELARQQVANPVHPAQLYSAFTAFLLAGALLALFTLPHAQGSIFMLMLILEGSSRFVLELLRAEPAIADTTFGGFSFSMIISLGLVIAGIIGWLAFRRMPPRQDVLTYSAPATETNHARALAPRA; encoded by the coding sequence ATGCTGCAGGAACTCTTCCGCATCCCCGGTCTCGACCTCCCGATCTTCAGCTATGGCCTGCTGATGGTCATCGGCTTCCTCTGCGCCACGCAACTGGCCAAGTTCCTCGCGCGCCGAACGGGGTTCAACGGTGAACTGTTCGTGAACGCGGGACTTATCGCGCTGCTCACCGGCGTGGTCGGGGCGCGCCTGTCGCACGTGCTGGAAAACCTGCCCACCTATACCGATGCCAGCCGATCGGTCTGGGCCAACTTCACCGATGCCATCAACATTCGCAGCGGAGGGCTGACTTACTACGGTGGCGTCCTGCTGGGGGTGCCCTGCACGATCGCCTATGGGCTGTGGAAGAAGCTGCCGATCCGCCACGGCATGGACATCATGGCGCCCGCCCTCATGATCGGCCTGGCCTTCGGCCGCATCGGTTGCTTCATGAATGGCTGTTGCTACGGCGCACAGTGCGAGTTGCCCTGGGCCGTCCACTTCCCCTATCACAGCAACGCGTACGTCGATCAGTTTAAAACCGACCAGCTGGCAGTGCCGTCGGAACTGCTCATCACCACGCCAAACGGCCCCATGCTGTCCCCGCCCGAGCGCGTGCAACGCGACCCACTCTTGCGCGAGCTGGCCCGGCAGCAGGTCGCAAACCCGGTTCACCCCGCGCAGCTCTACAGCGCCTTCACCGCGTTCCTGCTGGCGGGCGCACTGCTGGCGCTCTTCACCTTGCCACACGCGCAGGGCAGCATCTTTATGCTGATGCTGATCCTCGAAGGATCTTCGCGTTTTGTGTTGGAACTGCTGCGCGCCGAACCGGCCATCGCCGACACCACGTTTGGCGGCTTCAGCTTCAGCATGATCATCAGCCTTGGCCTGGTGATCGCCGGCATCATCGGCTGGCTCGCCTTCCGTAGAATGCCCCCACGTCAGGACGTCCTCACCTACTCGGCCCCCGCCACTGAAACCAACCACGCCCGCGCCCTTGCGCCACGCGCTTGA
- the hydA gene encoding dihydropyrimidinase — MTTLIKNGRIVTAVDDYLADVFIDGEIITTIGRNLAVRADKVIDAAGLLVIPGGIDPHVHMELPFGGTVSSDDFTTGTIAAAFGGTTTIIDFAIQYKGKTFQQTIDDWHAKAAGRCAIDYGYHLAVTEYRPDQEKEFAKVVDQGIPTFKLFLAYPGVFMVDDATMFRVMRSAGAAGGLTLVHAENGDAIHLKIAELLAAGKTEPKYHAQSRPPVMQADGTARALRVAEFANAPVFIVHVSCEASMREIVRARDRGLPAYGETCTQYLFLDDSYYDRPNFEGAKYVFTPPLVGKENIEPLWTALKLGYLQEVSTDHCPFHFKTQKSLGRDTFTKIPNGGPGVEDRLAMVYHGSVVQRGFSLNKFVDLTSTASAKMFGMFPKKGTIAVGSDADIVLFDPHKQQTRSAATHHTNCDYNLFEGMTIQGVVETVLSRGKTIIENGHYTGSKTDGQFLKRGACAQA, encoded by the coding sequence ATGACCACGCTCATCAAAAACGGTCGCATCGTCACCGCGGTTGACGACTACCTCGCCGACGTCTTCATCGACGGCGAGATCATCACCACTATCGGCCGCAACCTCGCCGTGCGGGCCGACAAGGTCATCGACGCCGCTGGCCTGCTCGTTATCCCCGGCGGCATCGATCCGCACGTTCACATGGAACTGCCCTTCGGCGGCACCGTCTCCTCCGACGATTTCACCACCGGCACCATCGCCGCGGCCTTCGGTGGCACCACGACGATCATCGACTTCGCGATTCAGTACAAAGGCAAGACGTTCCAGCAGACGATCGACGACTGGCACGCCAAGGCCGCCGGCCGGTGCGCCATCGATTACGGCTATCACCTGGCCGTCACCGAATATCGCCCCGATCAGGAGAAGGAGTTCGCCAAAGTCGTCGACCAAGGCATTCCGACGTTCAAGCTCTTCCTCGCCTATCCCGGCGTGTTCATGGTCGACGACGCCACCATGTTCCGCGTGATGCGCTCTGCCGGCGCCGCCGGTGGCCTTACGCTCGTTCATGCGGAGAACGGCGACGCCATCCACCTGAAGATCGCCGAGTTGCTGGCCGCCGGGAAGACCGAACCGAAGTATCACGCCCAGTCCCGCCCGCCCGTCATGCAGGCCGACGGCACCGCTCGCGCCCTCCGCGTCGCGGAATTCGCCAACGCCCCCGTCTTCATCGTCCACGTGAGTTGCGAAGCCAGCATGCGCGAGATCGTCCGCGCCCGCGACCGTGGCCTGCCCGCATACGGCGAGACCTGCACGCAATACCTCTTCTTAGATGATTCCTATTACGACCGCCCCAACTTCGAAGGCGCCAAGTACGTCTTCACGCCGCCCCTCGTCGGCAAGGAAAACATCGAACCCCTCTGGACCGCCCTAAAGCTCGGCTACCTTCAAGAAGTCTCCACCGACCACTGCCCCTTCCACTTCAAAACCCAAAAATCCCTCGGCCGCGACACCTTCACCAAGATCCCCAACGGCGGCCCCGGCGTCGAAGACCGCCTCGCCATGGTCTACCACGGCTCGGTCGTCCAGCGCGGCTTCTCGCTCAACAAGTTCGTCGACCTTACCAGCACCGCCAGCGCCAAGATGTTCGGCATGTTCCCCAAGAAGGGCACGATCGCCGTCGGCTCTGATGCCGACATCGTCCTCTTCGATCCCCACAAGCAACAGACCCGCAGCGCCGCCACCCACCACACCAACTGCGACTACAATCTGTTCGAAGGCATGACGATCCAAGGCGTCGTCGAAACGGTTCTATCCCGCGGCAAGACGATCATCGAGAACGGCCACTACACCGGCAGCAAGACCGACGGCCAATTCCTGAAGCGCGGCGCCTGCGCGCAGGCCTAG
- a CDS encoding PEP-CTERM sorting domain-containing protein (PEP-CTERM proteins occur, often in large numbers, in the proteomes of bacteria that also encode an exosortase, a predicted intramembrane cysteine proteinase. The presence of a PEP-CTERM domain at a protein's C-terminus predicts cleavage within the sorting domain, followed by covalent anchoring to some some component of the (usually Gram-negative) cell surface. Many PEP-CTERM proteins exhibit an unusual sequence composition that includes large numbers of potential glycosylation sites. Expression of one such protein has been shown restore the ability of a bacterium to form floc, a type of biofilm.), with product MLKRTKLSLGVFGLALFLAAPLQAAIMTLTFTGQVTEGNNLYSGISVGTPYTVTAVYDDTAAPAAIAPDMGMGYFQLSSLRLQIASFDVISTGSEVHLLERNGDRAAFTTGSRLFNYSVVLFDPTGEMFDITTINSLASLDATKTDRFHPTTAFFIEGYNGYIYGNLTNLTVSAVPEPTIATSLALLAGATLLRRRSR from the coding sequence ATGCTGAAGCGGACAAAACTATCGTTGGGGGTGTTCGGGCTGGCCCTATTCCTGGCCGCGCCATTGCAGGCGGCCATCATGACGCTGACCTTCACCGGCCAGGTCACCGAAGGGAACAACCTCTACTCCGGGATCTCGGTCGGCACACCCTACACCGTCACCGCCGTCTACGACGACACCGCCGCGCCTGCCGCGATCGCGCCGGACATGGGCATGGGCTACTTCCAGCTCTCGTCGCTTCGCCTGCAGATCGCCTCGTTCGACGTGATTTCCACCGGCAGCGAGGTGCACCTGCTGGAGCGCAACGGCGATCGTGCCGCCTTCACCACGGGCAGCCGGCTGTTCAACTACAGCGTGGTCCTGTTCGACCCGACCGGCGAGATGTTCGACATCACCACGATCAACTCGCTCGCCTCGCTCGACGCCACCAAGACCGACCGCTTCCACCCCACGACGGCCTTCTTCATCGAAGGCTACAACGGCTACATCTACGGCAACCTGACCAACCTCACCGTCTCCGCCGTCCCCGAACCCACCATCGCCACCTCCCTCGCCCTGCTCGCCGGCGCCACGCTGCTTCGCCGCCGGTCGCGCTAG
- a CDS encoding STAS-like domain-containing protein — protein sequence MTTINIAKDFSETPLGRYREDNDFSGEAFREDMLRPAIQDYKLVRVKIDEVEGYGSSFLEEAFGGLVRKGYFTASELEKKLQIVLDDTAFEMHRELIWRYIRRAKREK from the coding sequence ATGACGACGATTAACATTGCTAAGGATTTCTCAGAGACCCCGCTCGGTCGCTACCGAGAAGATAACGATTTCAGCGGAGAGGCATTCCGTGAAGACATGTTGCGGCCCGCGATTCAGGACTACAAGCTCGTAAGAGTCAAAATAGACGAAGTCGAAGGCTACGGTTCATCATTTCTCGAAGAAGCATTTGGCGGCCTAGTGCGCAAAGGGTACTTCACCGCCAGCGAGCTCGAGAAGAAACTCCAGATCGTATTGGATGATACGGCTTTTGAAATGCATCGTGAACTTATCTGGCGCTATATCCGGCGTGCCAAACGGGAAAAGTGA
- a CDS encoding DUF2130 domain-containing protein encodes MLIEVHCARQAGEGQQTKMEMIYHYLTGPKFRLRVQAIVEAFSAMSDDLTKEKKVILKQWSKREEQITRVMEATVGMYGELQGIAGKTLGEIEGLGIGEKEPALLT; translated from the coding sequence ATGCTCATCGAGGTCCACTGCGCCCGCCAGGCCGGCGAGGGCCAGCAGACCAAGATGGAGATGATCTACCACTACCTCACCGGCCCCAAGTTCCGCCTCCGCGTCCAGGCCATCGTCGAGGCTTTTTCTGCCATGAGCGACGACCTCACGAAGGAGAAAAAGGTCATCCTCAAGCAGTGGTCCAAACGCGAGGAACAAATCACCCGCGTCATGGAAGCCACCGTCGGCATGTACGGCGAACTGCAGGGAATTGCCGGGAAGACGCTGGGGGAGATTGAAGGGTTGGGAATAGGGGAGAAGGAACCTGCGCTGCTAACGTGA
- a CDS encoding NCS1 family nucleobase:cation symporter-1, with protein sequence MSSNTTHASPSQAVAADFVELGEDVSGSPLWNKDLAPTTLAQRTWSTWNIAALWIGMSVVISTYTIAGGMIADGMTWWQAMGTVLLGNALVLIPMCLNAHAGTKYGLSFPVLLRSSFGTVGANVPAIMRAIVACGWFGIQTWIGGMAIDGCLRALSPGWASQPGHLWIAFFAFWAIQVYFVVRGLEGIKRLQSFSAPLLLLGGIALLWWATREAGGMGRVLSESDRLHVNAKPFWSIFPAYLTASVSYWATLSLNIPDFTRFAKSQRSQMVGQALGLPLTMAGLAFIGVAVTSATMIIYGRAIADPVELLGEFKSLPVILFATVIIFLAQLSTNMAANVVSPSNDFSNLNPRVISYVTGGLITAVIGVLMMPWKLYGSLGAYIFTWLVGYGVLMGAIGGIMICDYWIIRKRKLDLAELFNPRGQYSYGGGGINWRAMAALAIAISPCVPGFIRAATTPGGNVADANFFDRLYHYAYFVTFGLGMLVYGVLMWGQRRGTQES encoded by the coding sequence ATGTCCAGCAACACAACGCACGCTAGCCCGTCGCAGGCCGTCGCCGCCGACTTTGTCGAGTTGGGGGAGGACGTGTCGGGGTCGCCGTTGTGGAACAAGGATCTGGCCCCCACCACCCTTGCGCAGCGGACGTGGAGCACGTGGAACATCGCGGCGTTGTGGATCGGGATGAGCGTGGTCATCTCCACGTACACCATTGCCGGCGGGATGATCGCCGACGGCATGACGTGGTGGCAGGCGATGGGGACCGTGCTGCTGGGGAACGCGCTGGTGCTGATTCCCATGTGCCTCAACGCGCACGCGGGCACGAAGTATGGGCTGAGCTTTCCGGTGTTGCTCCGCAGCAGCTTCGGCACCGTGGGGGCCAACGTGCCGGCGATTATGCGGGCGATCGTGGCGTGCGGGTGGTTTGGGATTCAGACGTGGATCGGCGGGATGGCGATCGACGGTTGCCTGAGGGCGCTGTCGCCCGGGTGGGCGAGCCAGCCGGGGCACTTGTGGATCGCGTTCTTCGCGTTCTGGGCGATTCAGGTTTACTTCGTGGTGCGCGGGCTGGAGGGGATCAAGCGGCTGCAGAGCTTTTCGGCGCCGCTGCTGTTGTTGGGCGGCATCGCGCTGCTGTGGTGGGCGACGAGGGAGGCGGGCGGCATGGGCCGCGTGCTGAGCGAGAGCGACAGGCTGCACGTAAACGCCAAGCCGTTCTGGTCGATCTTTCCGGCCTACCTCACCGCAAGCGTGAGCTACTGGGCGACGCTGAGTTTGAACATCCCGGACTTCACGCGGTTCGCCAAGAGCCAGCGCAGCCAGATGGTCGGGCAGGCGCTGGGGCTGCCGTTGACGATGGCGGGGCTGGCGTTCATTGGCGTGGCGGTGACGAGCGCGACGATGATCATCTATGGCCGCGCGATCGCCGACCCGGTGGAGCTGTTGGGCGAGTTCAAGAGCTTGCCGGTGATCCTGTTCGCCACGGTGATCATCTTCCTGGCGCAGCTGAGCACGAACATGGCGGCCAACGTGGTGTCGCCGAGCAACGACTTTTCAAACCTGAACCCGCGGGTGATCTCGTACGTGACGGGCGGGTTGATTACGGCGGTGATCGGGGTGCTGATGATGCCGTGGAAGCTGTATGGCTCGCTGGGGGCGTACATCTTCACCTGGCTTGTGGGATACGGCGTGCTGATGGGGGCCATCGGCGGGATCATGATCTGCGACTACTGGATCATTCGAAAGCGCAAGCTCGACCTGGCGGAACTCTTCAACCCGCGCGGGCAATACAGCTATGGCGGCGGCGGGATCAACTGGCGCGCCATGGCGGCGCTGGCGATCGCGATCTCGCCGTGCGTGCCGGGCTTCATTCGCGCCGCCACCACGCCGGGCGGCAACGTGGCGGACGCGAACTTCTTCGATCGGCTGTATCATTACGCGTACTTCGTGACGTTCGGGCTCGGCATGCTCGTCTACGGTGTGCTGATGTGGGGCCAACGGCGAGGAACGCAGGAGAGTTAA
- the preA gene encoding NAD-dependent dihydropyrimidine dehydrogenase subunit PreA → MPTLETTVDGIKLPNPFLIGSGPPGTNANVVGKALEEGWGGVIIKTISLDASKVVNVAPRYARLRTGTKEVIGWQNIELISDRPFETWIDELKLLKDKYPDGVVIASIMEEYHKDRWIEIVERVQATGVAGFELNFSCPHGLPERKMGAAMGQDCNIMGEVCGWVMEAAKVPVWAKLTPNVTSIAQGAEAALAAGCQGVAAINTILSVMSVDLETLRPEPTVEGYTVPGGYSCIAMRPIALRMVKECAEVIRDKFPGRSLSAIGGIETGKDAAQFILLGGDTAQVCTGVMKHGYGMVRAMKDDLLAFMAKHNFETISDFKGHSLQYFTTHADLVKRQAEAKAAAAAKVKGMVVKDAEWQGDQFVKQSDALARN, encoded by the coding sequence ATGCCCACACTCGAAACGACCGTCGATGGCATCAAGCTGCCCAACCCGTTCCTGATCGGTTCCGGCCCGCCTGGCACGAACGCGAACGTGGTGGGCAAGGCGCTGGAGGAGGGCTGGGGCGGGGTGATCATCAAGACGATCAGCCTGGACGCGTCGAAGGTGGTCAACGTCGCGCCGCGCTATGCGCGGCTGCGCACGGGGACGAAGGAAGTCATCGGCTGGCAGAACATCGAACTGATCAGCGACCGGCCGTTCGAGACCTGGATCGACGAGCTGAAGCTGCTGAAGGACAAGTACCCGGACGGCGTGGTGATCGCGTCGATCATGGAGGAGTATCACAAGGACCGCTGGATCGAAATCGTCGAGCGTGTGCAGGCGACCGGCGTGGCGGGGTTTGAGTTGAACTTTTCGTGCCCGCACGGCCTGCCCGAGCGCAAGATGGGGGCGGCCATGGGGCAGGACTGCAACATCATGGGCGAGGTGTGCGGCTGGGTGATGGAAGCGGCGAAGGTGCCCGTGTGGGCGAAGCTGACGCCGAACGTTACCAGCATCGCGCAGGGTGCGGAGGCGGCGCTGGCGGCGGGTTGCCAGGGTGTGGCGGCGATCAACACGATCCTGAGCGTGATGAGCGTCGACCTCGAGACGCTGCGCCCGGAGCCGACCGTGGAGGGCTACACCGTGCCGGGCGGTTACTCGTGCATCGCCATGCGGCCGATCGCGCTGCGCATGGTGAAGGAATGCGCCGAGGTGATCAGGGACAAGTTCCCCGGGCGCAGCCTGAGCGCCATTGGCGGGATTGAGACAGGTAAGGACGCGGCCCAGTTCATCCTTTTGGGTGGCGATACGGCCCAGGTCTGCACCGGTGTGATGAAGCACGGCTACGGCATGGTGCGGGCGATGAAGGACGATCTGCTGGCGTTCATGGCCAAGCACAACTTCGAGACGATCTCCGACTTCAAGGGGCACAGCCTGCAGTACTTCACCACGCACGCGGATCTGGTGAAGCGCCAGGCCGAGGCCAAGGCCGCCGCGGCCGCCAAGGTGAAGGGCATGGTCGTGAAGGACGCGGAATGGCAAGGGGACCAGTTCGTGAAGCAGAGCGACGCGCTGGCGCGGAATTAG
- a CDS encoding prepilin-type N-terminal cleavage/methylation domain-containing protein yields the protein MNRKIARRKGFSLVELLVVIGIIALLISMLLPALTRAKQTANAVACASNLRQLGMNLIMYGDQYRGWIFPVGEWTGTEYKSLGSNVQPHERWPMHVFKFSHPPLDPTPTYAPQLADGDYIDSDIKPWTPSVMVCQADLEPRGAHSYIVNKLLVQNQEKLLRFGGKAGSKGPTELIVAGEKTTVAADYYMEIGIYDAGSSTLDPTKTEFERVVEQERHGRGKGSNYLFFDGHVELVKSKAEDQAFNPWAF from the coding sequence ATGAATCGCAAGATTGCTCGCCGTAAGGGCTTCTCGCTCGTTGAACTGCTCGTGGTCATCGGGATCATCGCGCTGCTGATCTCGATGCTGCTGCCCGCGCTCACCCGCGCCAAGCAGACTGCCAACGCCGTCGCGTGCGCCTCGAACCTGCGGCAGCTGGGCATGAACCTGATCATGTACGGCGACCAGTACCGTGGGTGGATCTTCCCGGTGGGGGAATGGACCGGCACCGAGTACAAGTCGCTCGGTTCGAACGTTCAACCCCACGAGCGTTGGCCGATGCACGTGTTCAAGTTCTCGCACCCGCCGCTCGATCCCACGCCGACCTACGCGCCCCAGTTGGCGGACGGCGACTACATCGATTCGGACATCAAGCCTTGGACGCCTTCAGTAATGGTCTGCCAAGCCGACCTTGAACCGCGCGGCGCCCATTCATACATCGTCAACAAACTGCTGGTGCAGAACCAGGAGAAGTTGCTGCGCTTCGGCGGCAAGGCAGGCTCGAAGGGCCCGACCGAGCTGATCGTCGCCGGTGAGAAGACCACGGTCGCGGCCGACTACTACATGGAGATCGGCATCTACGATGCTGGGTCCAGCACGCTGGACCCGACAAAGACCGAATTCGAGCGCGTCGTCGAGCAGGAGCGGCACGGCCGGGGCAAGGGGTCGAACTACCTCTTTTTCGATGGCCACGTCGAACTGGTGAAGTCGAAAGCGGAAGATCAGGCGTTCAATCCCTGGGCCTTTTAA
- a CDS encoding NAD(P)-dependent oxidoreductase produces MSNGLRVAVTGGSGQIGTSVCRELIARGHQVLNLDRRGPRHPVEGARFVYVDLRQRELIQPILETVDAVCHLGEIPNPGAPISQDELFYTNTRIGSVVLQTVADLKLRHVVYTSSCQVYGTWGWPNLAPKFLPMDETHPTQPQNHYALSKVANEMYAQWVSAQFGLSVSIFRLPMVFRRFHESWAMHIDRPATEMPNELGTYLHATDAATAYAQAIERALPGCETYHLVADDLLINEPLSDLLRRFRPDWPTVPTDWPAFRSPVLTTKAKEKLDWVPKFDFREEFRKILAKEPLSNP; encoded by the coding sequence ATGAGCAACGGATTGCGGGTGGCGGTGACCGGTGGCAGTGGGCAGATCGGGACATCCGTCTGTCGTGAATTGATCGCGCGGGGCCACCAGGTGTTGAACCTGGATCGCCGGGGGCCACGGCATCCGGTGGAGGGGGCGCGGTTCGTCTACGTCGATTTGCGCCAGCGCGAGCTGATTCAACCGATCCTGGAGACCGTCGACGCCGTCTGCCATCTGGGTGAGATTCCCAATCCCGGCGCGCCGATCAGCCAGGACGAGCTCTTCTACACAAATACCCGCATCGGTTCGGTCGTGCTGCAGACGGTGGCCGACCTGAAGCTGCGGCACGTGGTCTACACCAGTTCGTGCCAGGTATACGGCACGTGGGGCTGGCCCAACTTGGCGCCGAAGTTCCTGCCGATGGACGAGACGCACCCGACCCAGCCGCAGAACCACTACGCGCTGAGCAAGGTCGCCAACGAGATGTACGCCCAGTGGGTGAGCGCGCAGTTCGGTCTGTCGGTATCCATCTTCCGCTTGCCCATGGTGTTCCGGCGGTTTCACGAGTCGTGGGCGATGCACATCGACAGGCCCGCGACCGAGATGCCGAACGAGCTCGGCACCTACCTGCACGCAACCGACGCCGCCACCGCCTACGCGCAGGCCATCGAGCGGGCTCTGCCGGGATGCGAGACCTACCATCTGGTCGCCGACGACCTGCTCATCAACGAACCGCTTTCCGATTTGCTGCGTCGCTTCCGCCCCGACTGGCCGACGGTGCCCACGGATTGGCCGGCGTTCAGAAGTCCGGTTTTGACGACAAAAGCGAAGGAAAAGCTCGATTGGGTGCCAAAATTCGATTTCCGGGAAGAATTTCGGAAGATTTTGGCCAAAGAGCCGTTAAGCAATCCGTAG
- the tilS gene encoding tRNA lysidine(34) synthetase TilS, whose protein sequence is MASLQYYRMTQPALQSSIESVPAGAWAVGVSGGADSVALLRLLHAHRPDLRLHVVHLNHETRGEHSDADAAFVDALVKQLQLPVTVDRLHRVLPRISPLPANRSAMFRAARLMLFRDVVRENKLHGVILAHHRLDQAETLLLRLMRGAGPAGLRGMAAVSANGDLTLLRPLLAVPPQSLRAYLAQLGQPWREDASNASPCYRRNRVRNLLNADPALIDALLALGHTCDGLSDWLQRTTPALPTSLPIDGLDGLPPLVREQAARTWLASAGVPVDDLNDRVAARLLQMMDDAASGRRADFPGAVRVTRKRREIVAEPSGKVPPSHPAVAPLQSPPI, encoded by the coding sequence TTGGCTTCGTTACAATACTACCGGATGACCCAGCCGGCGTTGCAATCTTCAATCGAATCGGTGCCCGCCGGCGCCTGGGCGGTGGGGGTGAGCGGGGGGGCCGACAGTGTGGCGCTGCTGCGGTTGCTGCACGCGCATCGGCCAGACCTTCGCCTGCACGTTGTGCACCTGAACCACGAAACGCGCGGCGAACACTCTGATGCCGACGCGGCGTTTGTCGATGCACTGGTGAAACAGTTGCAGCTGCCGGTGACGGTCGACCGGCTGCATCGCGTGCTGCCGCGCATTTCACCACTGCCGGCCAACCGAAGCGCGATGTTCCGGGCGGCGCGGCTGATGCTTTTTCGGGATGTGGTGCGCGAGAACAAGCTGCATGGTGTGATCCTCGCACATCATCGGCTCGATCAGGCTGAGACGCTCCTCCTGCGCCTGATGCGCGGCGCCGGGCCCGCCGGACTGCGCGGGATGGCGGCCGTTAGCGCAAATGGCGACTTAACGCTGCTTCGCCCACTGCTCGCGGTACCACCTCAGTCGCTGCGGGCGTATCTGGCGCAACTGGGGCAACCTTGGCGAGAGGATGCGAGCAACGCGTCGCCGTGCTATCGGCGGAACCGCGTGCGGAACTTGCTGAACGCCGATCCGGCGCTGATCGACGCGCTTCTGGCGCTGGGCCACACGTGCGACGGCCTGAGCGACTGGCTACAGCGTACAACGCCGGCGCTGCCCACTTCGTTGCCGATCGACGGGTTGGACGGACTTCCACCCCTCGTGCGCGAGCAGGCGGCCCGAACGTGGCTGGCGAGTGCGGGCGTGCCGGTGGACGATTTGAACGACCGGGTGGCGGCGCGATTGCTGCAGATGATGGACGACGCTGCCTCAGGCCGGCGAGCGGACTTCCCCGGCGCCGTGCGGGTGACGCGGAAGCGGCGGGAAATTGTGGCCGAGCCCTCAGGGAAAGTGCCGCCCTCGCATCCGGCGGTCGCGCCGCTACAATCCCCGCCCATATGA